In one window of Sediminispirochaeta bajacaliforniensis DSM 16054 DNA:
- a CDS encoding chemotaxis protein CheX has product MRVEYINPFVESAFNVLKEVVGSNVERGELFLKSSSQPVLGVAAIVGLAGDVEGRVLFDMTKDTALGVASAMNGESLTSLDELVKATITELANMITAQAVTKLHELGFKFDLTPPALITGENMEVTDTEVEALIVPVQLEQGKIEINVAIRERA; this is encoded by the coding sequence ATGAGAGTCGAGTATATTAATCCCTTTGTCGAGTCCGCTTTCAATGTATTGAAAGAGGTCGTTGGGTCTAATGTTGAGAGAGGAGAGCTTTTCCTGAAATCCAGTTCTCAGCCGGTACTTGGTGTTGCAGCTATAGTCGGGCTTGCCGGAGATGTGGAAGGCCGGGTTCTTTTCGATATGACCAAAGACACGGCTTTGGGAGTCGCTTCCGCAATGAATGGAGAATCGCTTACTTCCCTTGACGAGCTTGTGAAAGCCACAATTACGGAATTGGCCAACATGATAACGGCCCAGGCGGTAACAAAACTTCATGAACTTGGTTTTAAGTTTGATTTGACACCGCCTGCTCTTATTACGGGAGAAAATATGGAAGTAACCGATACCGAGGTTGAAGCCCTCATTGTTCCCGTTCAGCTTGAGCAGGGAAAGATTGAGATCAATGTTGCGATCCGTGAACGAGCATAG
- a CDS encoding chemotaxis protein CheA: MRRLDDLIKQLEGFSEGDLVTALEAKEAAQTLEIEEREHEGPSASLFHEIAEVMNRILLGQEGKGETLIASYLSRVRELEEAPPVGEAEEAVSGEDGIVIDDPDILFSFLQEAREHLDTIEEDILTLEREWSEDLVHAIFRSMHTIKGVSGFIGLKKIKQLSHRLENLLDELRVGTITVDSDCIDILLQGSDRLNGLIGSLEIQAAGFHSDKGGTVYESGADIDDIIDKLDAILKTNSHSGATASQTTAPPPEKEQKIVEHKAPVYDPYADGLITPEMVQKFVEESSDLLDTAENAALSLERGNETKANIEEAFRVIHTIKGNAGFFWFGTVEGMCMAIEGVLDALRKGDRKVDSKVVNLLLEGIDNLRTSLKQIQSGDLKPGVDTEHHIIAEKAMNSKNAGDYQPLGDLLVEMGVASRESVDEALELQQMRLGEILVKQGKAEPQAVEKALESQGKPAGKNDQFANYRLKRKDIRVDTERLDTLFDLMGELITAEAMVLNSPDLEEFDHPNFDRSAAYLSKISRELQEITMTIRMIPMDGLFNKMRRLVRDLSKKFNKEISLVVSGEETEMDRNVMEEISDPLVHIIRNAIDHGVEDPESRKKAGKAEDGTIELRARYEGNEIWVTIADDGGGLNKKRILERAVERGLVQEDQVLSDKEVFQLIFEPGFSTAEQVSEISGRGVGMDVVKKNLEKLRGKIDIESQEGKGTTFTLKIPLTLAIIDAINFTVGRQLYAIPITDVIQFHKAVGSELTETEERRQIITLRGQVLPLIKMKEFFAVTEGKEEAEEGIVIVVRSGNHTAALLADEIVGYRQMVIKALPSYLGNLRAVSGCSIMSDGKVSLIVDTGALLGTTLQ; this comes from the coding sequence ATGCGTCGTTTAGATGATCTTATTAAACAGCTAGAAGGCTTCTCTGAAGGTGATTTGGTAACGGCCTTGGAGGCAAAAGAGGCCGCTCAGACTTTGGAGATTGAGGAACGTGAACATGAGGGGCCCTCTGCATCGTTGTTCCATGAGATTGCCGAGGTAATGAATCGTATTCTCTTGGGGCAGGAAGGCAAAGGGGAGACGCTTATTGCTTCCTATCTTTCCCGTGTCAGGGAGCTGGAGGAGGCGCCTCCGGTAGGCGAGGCTGAAGAAGCCGTTTCGGGAGAAGACGGAATTGTTATCGACGACCCTGACATCCTTTTTTCCTTTCTCCAGGAAGCCAGGGAGCATCTGGATACCATCGAGGAAGATATCCTTACCCTTGAGAGGGAATGGAGCGAAGATCTCGTTCATGCCATCTTTCGATCGATGCATACCATCAAGGGGGTTTCCGGCTTTATCGGTTTGAAAAAGATAAAGCAACTAAGTCACCGCCTGGAAAATCTTCTGGACGAGCTTCGTGTCGGGACAATTACCGTTGATTCTGATTGTATCGATATATTACTCCAAGGCAGCGACCGTCTTAATGGCCTTATTGGAAGCCTTGAGATCCAGGCTGCCGGTTTCCATTCCGACAAGGGCGGGACCGTTTACGAAAGTGGTGCCGATATTGACGATATCATCGATAAACTTGATGCAATTTTGAAAACGAATAGCCATTCCGGTGCTACCGCCTCTCAGACGACGGCTCCCCCTCCTGAAAAAGAGCAGAAGATAGTAGAGCACAAGGCTCCTGTATATGATCCCTATGCCGACGGACTGATTACTCCGGAGATGGTGCAGAAATTTGTAGAAGAATCTTCCGATTTACTCGATACAGCGGAAAATGCCGCTCTTTCGCTGGAACGGGGTAACGAGACGAAGGCCAATATCGAAGAAGCCTTTCGCGTCATTCACACTATCAAAGGGAATGCCGGTTTTTTCTGGTTCGGCACCGTTGAGGGCATGTGTATGGCCATCGAGGGGGTTCTTGACGCCTTGCGTAAGGGGGATCGAAAGGTCGATTCGAAGGTTGTTAACCTGCTCCTTGAGGGGATCGACAATCTTCGAACCAGCCTGAAGCAGATCCAGAGTGGCGATTTGAAGCCCGGCGTAGATACTGAGCATCATATCATTGCCGAAAAGGCAATGAACAGTAAAAACGCCGGAGACTATCAACCGCTGGGGGATCTTTTAGTCGAGATGGGGGTTGCCTCCCGAGAGTCGGTAGATGAAGCGCTTGAACTTCAGCAGATGCGACTGGGTGAAATTCTTGTAAAGCAGGGAAAGGCAGAACCACAGGCGGTTGAGAAGGCGCTGGAAAGCCAGGGAAAGCCTGCAGGAAAGAATGATCAGTTTGCCAACTACCGCCTCAAGCGGAAGGACATTCGGGTTGATACCGAACGTCTTGATACCCTCTTTGATTTGATGGGGGAGCTGATTACCGCCGAGGCCATGGTGCTTAATAGTCCCGATCTGGAGGAGTTTGATCATCCTAATTTTGATCGATCTGCAGCCTATCTTTCAAAGATAAGCCGTGAGCTGCAGGAAATTACCATGACGATCAGGATGATCCCGATGGATGGTTTGTTCAATAAAATGCGGCGACTGGTTCGGGATCTTTCAAAGAAGTTTAATAAAGAGATTTCTTTGGTAGTCAGCGGCGAAGAGACCGAGATGGACCGCAATGTAATGGAAGAGATCTCAGATCCTTTGGTTCATATTATTCGAAATGCCATTGATCACGGGGTTGAGGACCCCGAGAGTCGGAAGAAGGCCGGAAAGGCCGAAGATGGGACCATCGAACTGCGGGCCCGCTATGAGGGAAACGAGATATGGGTCACCATTGCCGATGACGGCGGCGGGCTTAATAAAAAGCGGATTCTCGAGCGGGCAGTGGAACGAGGCCTTGTACAAGAGGATCAGGTGCTTTCCGACAAGGAAGTGTTCCAGTTGATTTTCGAACCTGGGTTCTCCACTGCCGAACAGGTATCGGAGATATCCGGCCGGGGTGTCGGCATGGATGTTGTCAAGAAGAATCTGGAGAAACTTCGAGGCAAAATCGATATCGAGAGCCAGGAAGGGAAAGGTACTACCTTTACCCTAAAAATTCCTCTTACGCTGGCGATTATCGATGCAATTAATTTTACCGTCGGGCGGCAGCTCTATGCCATCCCCATCACCGATGTCATTCAGTTTCATAAGGCGGTCGGTTCTGAATTGACCGAAACGGAAGAGCGTCGTCAGATTATTACCTTACGCGGGCAGGTACTCCCTCTGATAAAAATGAAAGAGTTCTTTGCCGTAACAGAGGGCAAAGAGGAAGCTGAAGAGGGAATTGTTATTGTGGTCCGCTCCGGCAATCATACGGCGGCCCTGCTTGCGGATGAAATCGTGGGATATCGCCAAATGGTTATCAAAGCTCTCCCTTCCTATCTTGGAAATTTGCGGGCCGTTTCCGGATGTAGCATAATGAGTGATGGAAAGGTAAGTCTTATTGTTGATACCGGGGCATTACTCGGCACTACACTTCAATAG
- a CDS encoding response regulator translates to MKTKMDFPSINERKPDGVKPDGTPYRVLIVDDSMFVSKQISQILTSEGFEIAGTASDGEEGLEKYKELYPNIDLVTMDITMPKMDGVTALEKIIEFDKEARVIMISALGKQDLVKKALMLGAKNYIVKPLDRAKVLERVLMSLQ, encoded by the coding sequence ATGAAAACAAAAATGGATTTTCCCAGCATAAATGAGCGCAAACCTGATGGAGTAAAGCCCGATGGAACCCCCTACCGTGTGTTGATTGTCGATGATTCAATGTTTGTCAGTAAACAGATTTCGCAGATTCTTACCTCGGAAGGTTTTGAAATTGCCGGAACTGCTTCCGATGGGGAAGAGGGGCTTGAAAAATACAAAGAGCTTTATCCGAACATCGATCTTGTTACCATGGATATTACCATGCCGAAGATGGATGGGGTTACCGCTTTGGAAAAGATTATCGAATTCGACAAAGAAGCACGGGTCATTATGATTAGTGCTCTTGGTAAGCAGGATCTGGTAAAGAAGGCGCTCATGCTTGGTGCCAAGAACTATATTGTGAAACCCCTTGATCGGGCAAAAGTTCTTGAAAGGGTATTGATGAGCCTCCAGTAA
- a CDS encoding chemotaxis protein CheA, producing MSDYLDPNNEELLKDFFMEANLQVDTLEQNILVLENDPGNRDSVDEIFRAAHTLKGGSATVQMTELAEFTHVVEDVLDGIRSDEVSVDTGVVDTLLESIDIIKAMLAARADSSVYDEPVGDIKERLESLLPGNGGKAPAKKKAAPPPKAVVQPSKVDSDSEGLSEYDILELQEAAELQENVYEVVVHFNPDHPMNTVGGVQIFAALKGLGTVLKTIPEFEELYEDEFYPEVRYYLATEESRDTVLKHTEVADVVVDSQVIPLEELTSAIPKQKMEEHLLSPSDADKGPEKEREVDAAEGEDLQPEKSEEAEPRSKKREQEIRKQSAGSVLRVDSRRIDNLLNLVSETVITKATFNQISVQFGEAQLSLSNIEKQYRETLKELFDSLPDYLEEIQSGTAVKQIKAELLDRFGHLYSLLDPLEGSLKSSVAKFRSTAQNLSRTTSELQEGVMQIRMVPISQIFNRFPRLVRDVSRELSKKVKLEIEGEDTELDKSVIEDLLDPLIHCVRNSVDHGVETPEERERAGKEKEGLVRLKASNEGNMIIIEIIDDGKGIDVDAVRGKAIERGLIHPNKKLSDIEAFNLIFEPGFSTAKKVTNISGRGVGLDVVRKQIEKLNGNVSVWSEHGKGSKITIKIPLTLAIIQGLLIRVGSEVYAIPITSVIDSHRIKPKEIRMIDNYEVFNVRDDVVSLIRLNRLFGIPTREDQDHHFVVIVGTGDKKMGLVVDSLIGEEDVVIKPLRDKYTNAPGIAGATILGDGTVALIIDVSQLLDLGMRQELENRRRRSATIG from the coding sequence ATGAGCGACTACTTAGATCCAAATAACGAAGAACTCCTGAAAGATTTCTTTATGGAAGCAAATCTTCAGGTCGATACCCTCGAACAGAACATCCTTGTTTTGGAGAATGATCCGGGAAATCGTGATTCGGTTGATGAGATATTCAGGGCGGCACATACGCTCAAGGGTGGATCAGCAACCGTTCAGATGACCGAGCTCGCCGAATTTACCCATGTTGTGGAAGATGTTCTCGATGGTATCAGAAGTGATGAGGTAAGCGTCGATACCGGAGTGGTGGATACGCTTCTCGAATCAATCGATATCATAAAGGCAATGCTCGCGGCGAGAGCTGATAGTTCGGTCTATGATGAGCCGGTGGGTGATATCAAGGAGCGTCTGGAGTCCCTCCTCCCTGGAAATGGCGGTAAGGCTCCTGCCAAAAAGAAGGCCGCGCCTCCTCCGAAGGCCGTAGTGCAGCCTTCTAAGGTGGACTCCGATAGTGAGGGGCTTTCCGAGTACGATATCCTGGAATTACAGGAAGCTGCGGAGCTGCAGGAAAATGTATATGAGGTCGTCGTTCATTTTAACCCCGATCATCCGATGAATACCGTCGGGGGGGTGCAGATTTTTGCTGCATTGAAAGGTCTCGGTACCGTTCTTAAGACCATCCCCGAATTCGAAGAATTATATGAGGATGAGTTTTATCCCGAGGTGCGCTACTATCTTGCGACCGAAGAATCGCGGGATACTGTTTTGAAACATACCGAGGTCGCCGATGTTGTCGTCGATTCTCAGGTGATTCCGCTTGAGGAGCTTACTTCCGCCATTCCGAAACAGAAAATGGAGGAACATCTTCTTTCGCCGTCGGATGCCGATAAGGGGCCTGAGAAAGAGCGTGAGGTCGATGCGGCCGAGGGAGAAGATCTTCAGCCTGAAAAGAGTGAAGAGGCCGAGCCTCGATCGAAGAAGCGTGAACAGGAGATACGGAAGCAATCTGCCGGTTCTGTCCTTCGTGTGGATTCCCGGCGGATCGATAATTTGTTGAATCTTGTCAGTGAGACGGTTATTACCAAGGCCACCTTTAATCAGATCAGCGTGCAGTTCGGGGAGGCTCAGCTTTCCCTTTCCAATATTGAAAAGCAGTACCGCGAAACCCTAAAAGAGCTTTTTGATTCTTTGCCGGACTACCTGGAAGAGATTCAATCGGGTACGGCGGTAAAACAGATCAAAGCGGAGCTTCTCGACCGTTTCGGTCATCTTTATTCCCTTCTCGATCCGCTGGAAGGTTCCCTGAAGAGCAGTGTAGCCAAATTCAGGAGTACGGCCCAGAACCTTTCCCGTACGACCAGTGAGCTCCAGGAAGGGGTTATGCAGATCCGGATGGTCCCCATCAGCCAGATCTTTAACCGTTTCCCTCGGCTGGTTCGGGATGTCTCCCGTGAGCTTTCGAAGAAGGTCAAGCTCGAAATCGAGGGAGAAGATACGGAGCTTGACAAGTCGGTAATCGAGGACCTGCTTGATCCTCTTATCCACTGTGTCCGCAATTCTGTGGATCATGGAGTGGAAACCCCGGAAGAGAGGGAGCGTGCGGGGAAAGAGAAAGAGGGGCTTGTTAGGCTCAAGGCAAGCAATGAAGGGAATATGATCATCATCGAGATCATCGACGATGGTAAGGGGATTGATGTCGACGCCGTTCGAGGCAAGGCCATTGAGCGGGGGTTGATCCACCCGAATAAGAAGCTTTCCGATATTGAGGCTTTCAACTTGATTTTCGAACCTGGTTTCTCTACGGCAAAGAAGGTAACCAATATCTCCGGCCGCGGTGTGGGCCTTGATGTGGTGCGGAAACAGATCGAAAAGCTGAACGGAAACGTCAGCGTCTGGTCCGAGCACGGCAAGGGGAGTAAAATTACCATTAAAATCCCGCTGACCCTCGCCATTATTCAGGGACTTTTGATCCGTGTCGGCAGCGAAGTCTACGCCATACCTATTACCTCGGTTATCGATAGTCACCGCATCAAACCTAAAGAGATTCGTATGATTGATAATTACGAGGTTTTTAATGTCCGGGATGATGTGGTAAGTCTTATCCGCCTTAACCGCCTTTTCGGAATCCCCACGCGAGAGGATCAGGACCATCATTTTGTGGTTATTGTGGGAACCGGAGATAAAAAGATGGGGTTAGTGGTCGATTCGCTGATCGGAGAAGAGGATGTGGTTATCAAACCGCTTCGTGATAAATATACCAACGCCCCGGGTATTGCCGGTGCTACCATTCTGGGAGACGGAACCGTCGCCCTGATTATTGATGTTAGCCAGTTGCTTGATCTCGGAATGCGTCAGGAGCTTGAGAACCGTCGCCGAAGGTCCGCCACCATCGGATGA
- a CDS encoding STAS domain-containing protein — protein MQENKKNLETIDHEFTSSQNRAVLESSVSEIRPQAVIAHISGALDGENSTLFLGAAKKLIDVCLEEGREELVIDLHRLTYASSAGIGIMMSILTMARASGVVLLLANPTEKVSSVMNLLGFESFFSIISLE, from the coding sequence ATGCAGGAGAACAAAAAAAACCTTGAAACAATTGATCATGAGTTTACCTCTTCTCAAAACCGAGCGGTCCTTGAATCTTCTGTAAGCGAGATTCGACCACAGGCGGTTATCGCTCACATTTCAGGGGCACTTGACGGAGAGAATTCCACCCTTTTCCTAGGGGCGGCAAAGAAACTTATCGATGTATGCCTTGAAGAAGGACGTGAAGAATTGGTTATTGATCTGCACAGACTTACCTATGCATCTTCTGCCGGGATCGGCATCATGATGTCGATTTTGACAATGGCACGGGCGTCAGGTGTGGTGCTTCTCCTTGCAAATCCCACCGAAAAGGTTAGCTCAGTTATGAACCTCCTGGGGTTTGAGTCATTCTTTTCCATCATTTCCCTTGAATAG
- a CDS encoding HD domain-containing phosphohydrolase yields the protein MEERFTIIAIDDEENILKALKRLFRNLSMVECITTTDPYEAEEILKKQPVDLIICDERMPKVSGHAFLAFVKERYPFTVRIIITGYSDPEVLTSAINRGEVYRFIQKPWDDEELLVIVRRALEHGKLLRDHNRLEEELKRKNHELEQMNNKLEALVQRRTSELQKTLELLKDSRDRAVGGFRKSANLLSSMIHLFQRDIGNHARRVALLCEQMIPLMQLQGEDARNLMMAAYFHEIGKVGRQDTGDEPVAQEHYAEIGENLISQGMGMKDIGTIIRHHREHFDGSGQPDGLAGEAIPLASRILKVLAEYDWMIHRDGKSVQDALAFLLQHSEQLYDPLVVTRFHQLLRESGETNSSSVPLKDLKPGMELMSDIFLKDGVLFLPGKTVITAEILERIDRFRDLIEERKGYYIRPEHEGSDTHAGEQKKP from the coding sequence ATGGAAGAACGCTTTACCATTATTGCGATAGATGATGAAGAAAATATTCTTAAGGCTCTGAAACGCCTTTTTCGCAACCTCTCCATGGTGGAATGTATAACCACGACCGATCCCTACGAGGCCGAAGAGATTTTAAAAAAACAACCTGTCGATCTCATTATCTGTGACGAACGTATGCCTAAGGTCTCCGGTCATGCTTTTCTTGCTTTTGTAAAGGAACGTTATCCATTTACGGTCAGGATTATTATTACCGGCTATTCAGATCCGGAGGTGCTCACTTCGGCAATAAATAGGGGAGAGGTATACCGATTTATCCAGAAACCCTGGGACGATGAGGAGCTGCTTGTTATTGTGCGCAGGGCTCTTGAACACGGGAAGCTTTTGCGTGACCATAACCGCCTGGAAGAAGAACTAAAGAGAAAGAATCATGAACTTGAACAAATGAACAACAAACTTGAGGCCTTGGTCCAACGGCGGACTTCCGAACTCCAGAAAACACTTGAACTCCTAAAAGACTCCAGGGACCGGGCTGTCGGTGGCTTTCGAAAGTCTGCAAATCTTCTGAGCAGCATGATCCACCTGTTTCAGCGGGATATTGGCAACCATGCCCGTCGTGTGGCTCTTTTGTGTGAGCAGATGATCCCTTTGATGCAGCTTCAGGGGGAGGATGCCCGCAATTTGATGATGGCTGCCTATTTTCATGAGATCGGCAAGGTGGGACGGCAGGATACCGGAGACGAGCCGGTGGCTCAGGAACATTATGCCGAGATCGGGGAGAACCTGATTTCACAAGGCATGGGGATGAAGGATATCGGGACGATCATTCGGCACCATCGCGAACATTTCGACGGATCGGGGCAGCCCGACGGCCTTGCAGGTGAGGCTATCCCTTTGGCTTCAAGAATTCTCAAGGTTTTGGCCGAATATGATTGGATGATACACAGGGACGGGAAGAGTGTGCAGGACGCTCTTGCCTTCTTACTCCAACATAGTGAACAACTATACGACCCCTTGGTTGTCACACGTTTTCACCAATTGCTTAGGGAGAGCGGTGAAACAAACAGTTCCAGTGTCCCCCTGAAAGATCTGAAGCCGGGAATGGAGTTGATGAGTGACATCTTTCTTAAAGACGGTGTTCTTTTTCTTCCCGGCAAGACTGTGATAACTGCGGAAATCCTTGAGCGCATAGATCGGTTTCGCGACCTGATAGAGGAGCGTAAAGGATATTACATTAGACCCGAACATGAAGGAAGCGACACACATGCAGGAGAACAAAAAAAACCTTGA
- a CDS encoding methyl-accepting chemotaxis protein translates to MRLLLGIVVLTLVPLFVDSFWAPYLPVLGSALAVLLVFVGERKKADAKSLPSDETEGETGSAITVETVEELLAEEHGTEELERRLLDLEEQLRAYKAALSEFVSAVPMEKRLADVIVEMTEASTLELTEQVYALAEKSNLLGKQIREQLESLTSGESSLMEEIRTLRNSVSETKLVVERFHEIQDRQQSDMDVVSSAVESVGGYIATISELAEQTGILAINASIEAARAGGVGKGFAVIAGEVHKLADASRDVAQSIGSTLELADEKVKESFEQQRERIEGAIARLERGQREQERRADILSPHIERLRKGVEATTSTSSSVQEGLDRISASLQSQDSVRQILEHMIEFFQELRHDAPVGIEDAGSSMQKALEDRLSKRFTTRAEWNAFGLHLDESFQDSEKKEEEGDITLFS, encoded by the coding sequence ATGCGACTCCTCCTCGGGATAGTTGTCCTTACTCTTGTGCCGCTTTTTGTGGATAGCTTCTGGGCCCCCTACCTCCCGGTGCTCGGTTCTGCTCTTGCAGTGCTTCTGGTGTTTGTCGGAGAACGAAAAAAGGCGGATGCCAAATCTTTGCCAAGTGATGAGACGGAGGGAGAAACAGGGTCTGCCATTACGGTCGAGACCGTTGAAGAGCTCCTTGCTGAGGAGCACGGGACTGAAGAGCTTGAAAGGCGACTGCTTGATCTTGAGGAGCAATTACGTGCGTATAAGGCCGCCCTTTCGGAATTTGTCTCTGCCGTTCCCATGGAAAAACGCCTTGCCGATGTCATCGTTGAAATGACCGAGGCATCAACCCTCGAGCTTACCGAACAGGTATATGCGCTGGCTGAAAAAAGCAACCTTCTCGGAAAACAGATTCGAGAGCAATTGGAAAGCCTCACCTCTGGTGAATCCAGTTTGATGGAAGAAATTCGAACGCTGAGAAACAGCGTATCGGAAACAAAACTTGTTGTCGAACGTTTTCATGAAATACAGGACCGACAGCAATCCGATATGGATGTCGTCTCTTCCGCAGTGGAATCGGTAGGAGGATATATAGCGACCATATCGGAATTGGCCGAACAAACGGGAATCCTCGCGATAAATGCATCAATCGAAGCGGCCCGGGCCGGAGGGGTCGGTAAAGGGTTTGCCGTTATTGCAGGAGAAGTCCACAAACTGGCGGATGCTTCTCGGGACGTTGCCCAATCGATCGGATCAACCTTGGAGCTTGCCGATGAAAAGGTTAAAGAATCCTTCGAACAGCAGCGTGAACGGATAGAAGGGGCTATTGCCCGCCTTGAGCGAGGGCAGCGGGAACAAGAACGCAGGGCTGATATTCTTTCTCCCCATATCGAACGCTTGAGGAAAGGTGTTGAAGCAACAACTTCGACAAGTAGCTCGGTACAGGAGGGTTTGGATCGGATTTCAGCCAGTCTGCAGAGCCAGGATAGTGTACGGCAGATTCTCGAGCACATGATTGAATTCTTTCAGGAGCTTCGCCATGATGCTCCCGTCGGGATCGAAGATGCCGGTTCCTCGATGCAAAAAGCGCTGGAAGATCGTCTTTCAAAACGCTTTACCACAAGAGCCGAGTGGAACGCCTTTGGGCTGCATCTTGACGAATCGTTTCAGGATAGTGAAAAAAAGGAAGAGGAAGGGGATATTACTCTCTTTTCTTGA
- a CDS encoding response regulator: protein MEKKTVLCVDDSPTIRKLVHKALEPEGYEVVDAANGKEALDISDGRHIDFFLVDVNMPVMDGFQFAESLKKRDSGATVPVVFLTTESGSDKKQRGKELGVRGWIVKPFEATSLVKLVSMLTG, encoded by the coding sequence ATGGAAAAGAAAACGGTACTCTGCGTTGATGATTCTCCGACTATTCGAAAGTTGGTACACAAAGCCCTTGAGCCCGAAGGCTACGAGGTTGTGGATGCCGCGAACGGAAAAGAGGCTCTTGATATATCTGATGGTCGACATATCGATTTTTTCCTTGTTGATGTTAATATGCCTGTTATGGACGGATTCCAGTTTGCTGAAAGTTTGAAAAAAAGAGATAGCGGAGCTACCGTTCCCGTGGTGTTTCTTACAACGGAAAGCGGAAGTGATAAAAAACAACGGGGAAAAGAGTTGGGCGTTCGTGGTTGGATCGTCAAACCTTTTGAGGCAACTTCACTTGTGAAGTTGGTTTCCATGTTGACCGGTTGA
- a CDS encoding CheR family methyltransferase, translating to MSTIRQNIKEEEASRIENIDFKMVTFSLAGKEYGIDIMKVKEISKANRFTFVPNSASYVRGVYNLRGDIISVIDLRVMFNLPAPKVAEGVMEDMIILRLDEMLIGVIVDSIDKVVGINSETIQPPHPIFGDINIKFIKGVVENDDRLYLILDVERILGQKGEDPSRGPRPLAAVAPVEEEAYPEDKKLDAEPVTSEAKVDFSFVVETLNTFRHFVVSPLNIAWTEHRFEQWKQERGAAVEAVQLQNAEDADTFLLPFYSDASGHFFPASLKDSYAALFRGLKTDRGQIAVWNPGCGRGYETYSLAAILKELFTDKAVKIWAHDKDLLSISTAPNLIFQKEHVPNYLLPYVVEGKNGLSVGPELKDLILFEYHDILHGNPFPEVDLIVARDLGSFFSRQDQDKLIRIFTEKMRTGGLLVLGKNEVISDPGWETVEQAGLTAYRKKR from the coding sequence ATGAGTACCATTCGACAAAATATTAAAGAGGAAGAGGCCTCGCGCATCGAGAATATTGATTTCAAGATGGTCACATTTTCTCTTGCCGGTAAAGAATACGGTATCGATATCATGAAGGTGAAGGAGATTTCGAAGGCAAACCGTTTCACCTTCGTACCTAACTCGGCATCTTATGTCCGCGGTGTCTACAATCTTCGTGGTGATATTATTTCGGTAATAGACTTGCGGGTTATGTTTAATCTGCCAGCTCCGAAGGTTGCCGAGGGGGTCATGGAGGATATGATTATCCTTCGTTTGGACGAGATGTTGATTGGTGTTATTGTCGATTCCATCGACAAGGTCGTCGGCATCAACTCGGAGACTATACAGCCCCCGCACCCTATTTTCGGTGATATCAATATCAAGTTCATCAAGGGAGTCGTTGAAAACGATGATCGGCTCTATCTTATTCTTGATGTCGAGAGGATCCTTGGACAAAAAGGGGAAGATCCTTCTCGCGGGCCCCGACCGCTTGCCGCCGTTGCGCCGGTGGAAGAAGAGGCCTATCCGGAAGATAAAAAACTTGATGCCGAGCCTGTAACTTCCGAAGCAAAAGTCGATTTTTCTTTTGTCGTCGAAACCTTGAATACATTTCGGCATTTTGTTGTTTCGCCTCTCAATATTGCCTGGACCGAGCACCGTTTTGAGCAGTGGAAACAAGAAAGAGGGGCAGCGGTTGAGGCAGTACAGCTTCAGAATGCGGAAGATGCGGATACTTTTCTTTTGCCTTTCTATTCCGATGCTTCAGGCCATTTCTTTCCTGCATCGCTTAAAGACTCATATGCTGCCCTTTTCCGCGGCCTGAAAACCGATCGTGGGCAGATTGCGGTCTGGAATCCGGGTTGTGGGAGAGGCTATGAAACCTATTCGCTTGCTGCGATTCTCAAAGAGTTGTTTACCGATAAAGCCGTGAAGATTTGGGCCCATGATAAGGATCTCCTATCGATATCGACGGCTCCGAATTTAATTTTCCAAAAAGAACATGTACCCAATTACCTGCTTCCCTATGTTGTGGAGGGTAAAAATGGTCTCAGCGTTGGACCGGAATTGAAGGATCTTATTCTTTTTGAATACCATGATATTTTGCATGGTAATCCGTTTCCTGAGGTCGATTTGATCGTTGCTCGTGACCTTGGTTCTTTTTTTAGCAGACAGGATCAGGACAAATTAATACGAATTTTCACGGAAAAGATGAGAACAGGCGGATTACTTGTTCTTGGTAAAAATGAGGTAATATCAGATCCCGGATGGGAAACTGTTGAGCAGGCCGGGCTGACTGCTTACCGTAAAAAAAGATAG